A part of Streptomyces sp. NBC_01451 genomic DNA contains:
- a CDS encoding SDR family oxidoreductase: protein MGALRTVVVGASSGLGRSAGIDLGSRGNRVALLARRHDRLVDAAKEAGPDALAIACDVTDEASCRAAIEEAADGLGGIDALVYTTGIGPLAPIEQTTADTWRHVMDTNVIGAALITNAALPHLTASAGTAVYLSTVGASITPAWPGFAGYHVSKAALEKLVEAYRVEHPAVGFTRFVVRDCGGGDGDSRTEFNNGWDMTYAAEVVPVWRQRGYLTGDLLDVSEFLRTLEAVLRCGGTIPEVTVTPRAGRRE, encoded by the coding sequence ATGGGCGCGCTGAGAACTGTGGTGGTCGGGGCGTCGAGCGGCCTGGGCCGGAGTGCGGGAATCGACCTCGGCAGCCGGGGCAACCGCGTCGCCCTGCTCGCCCGCAGACACGACCGGCTGGTCGACGCGGCGAAGGAGGCGGGCCCCGACGCCCTCGCCATCGCCTGCGACGTCACCGACGAGGCCTCCTGCCGGGCGGCGATCGAGGAGGCCGCCGACGGGCTCGGCGGCATCGACGCCCTCGTCTACACCACCGGCATCGGCCCCCTGGCCCCCATAGAGCAGACGACCGCCGACACCTGGCGCCATGTGATGGACACCAACGTGATCGGCGCGGCCCTGATCACGAACGCCGCGCTCCCCCACCTCACGGCGTCCGCCGGCACCGCCGTCTACCTCTCCACGGTCGGCGCGTCGATCACCCCCGCCTGGCCCGGGTTCGCCGGCTACCACGTCAGCAAGGCGGCCCTGGAGAAGCTCGTGGAGGCGTACCGCGTCGAGCACCCCGCCGTCGGGTTCACCCGGTTCGTGGTCAGGGACTGCGGGGGCGGCGACGGGGACTCCCGCACCGAGTTCAACAACGGCTGGGACATGACGTACGCCGCCGAGGTCGTACCCGTCTGGCGGCAACGCGGCTACCTCACCGGCGACCTGCTCGACGTCTCCGAGTTCCTCCGCACCCTGGAAGCCGTACTGCGCTGCGGCGGCACCATCCCGGAGGTGACGGTGACGCCGCGCGCCGGCCGGAGAGAGTAG